CAGGTTGTATGTCGCCTTGAGGATAGCCAGGCCCGCCATCTCAACGCGAATGCGGAGCATTCGTCGTCAGCCGGGTCGGCAGCGGCGGGCGGCCGTCCCGGGTCATCGTCGTAGACCGCCCCGAACTGCTTCTCCAGGAAACCCCAGTCGATCGTCCGTGCCAGCTTCACCAGCGCATGGCCCATGTCGAGGATCTGGTCGAGCCGGGCCCGGAACAGGTCGGTCTGGCCGCCCTCCCGCCGTTCTCTCGGACGCATGGCTCGCTCCATCGCCGCCTCGTCGTGACGACGGAGTCACGCGCAGAACGCCCCGTCAATTTGCCGGAAATCGCTGTCCACATCCGCGATCTCCGGCAATCGCCAATACTTGGAGAATACGGAAACTCTCCACCCTTCAAAGGGTTGCGAGTTCTTCACAGGCGACTATTTCGAGCCGTTGCGTCGTTATGCCCGGCCCTCCCGCTCCCGAGGAATGAGTTTGTCATGGTCGAGGCTGAGAAAAAATGGAGCGGGCCGTTGGCACTCTCTTGTCGCCCAGTGGGCTATGGGCCTGGCGCGACGAGTGTCGGACGCGCCGGCGGAATAGTGTCCCGAAACAGCTTTCCTTCGGCCACCTTCCGATCCACCCATTGTTCCTCGGCAACCCATGGATGCTCTCCCGATCCCTGGTGGCTGAAGCCGGCGACAACGATACGATCAACCGTGGAAGCGACATTCCATAGGACATCGGCAGCAACGATGAGCCCCGAGGAAGGGACAGCATAGGGTGGCGGCGAAAATGCCGCGAGTTCCTCGTCCAGCCGCTGATGCGTAGCCGCTGACAGTATCCTCAACCGCTTGCCGTGCCGGTCGCATATCTCCTGGATACCTCCACTATAGTCGATGCACATATCCTCGAATCCAGGATAAGCACGGACAAACTCCGGGCGAATGGCGTCGAGCCAGACCGGATCGCGAACGCACCAGATCTCCGCTGCCGCTGCTATGCCTGGGACGGTAACCCATGAAGGATTTTCTACAATCGCCTTGCCGTCTATCCCGCTGTTGGGAACAGCCACCACATCAGTCCGCCAGGCGTCTTCACCGGCCGATCGGCAATCGTTGAAGCGGATTACAAGATCAGCAGAGAGCACCGTCTGCCGTCCTTGGTCACTCACATCGCCATTTCCGACGATCGCGATAATTCGCCCCGACATTACAACTCAGGCCCCTCATTTCCCGAAGCCACCGGCAAATGCATCCCGAATTTCCCGTAGATTTCGGCCCGCGTGATCCTGCCCATCGCGGAGGCCCTGCCCTGCTCGCTATCAGCCGGATCGCTGAACAGGTCGAGAGATCCGTCGGCATTCAATGTACCAGCAGGATCGTCGCGTCGTCCATCTCCGGTCTCCGTTCCTCAAGCGGACCTCCGATATCGTCCCCAATCGAGACTCTCCGTCGGCGATCCCGCTGCACGAGAGCTATCGCGAAGGTGGCAGGGTCAAGAGGCATGGCCTGGTCCTGGGCCAATCCTATGCCCGGGCCGGCAAGTTCGCGCTGATCAAGCACCGGCGCTATGCCCACGCCAAGCAGTTCAAGCGCGCCAGCAAGGCCCTCAAACGCCTGCGCACCATGCAGGAGGCGGTGACAACTTCCTGGTGGGAACAGCCGGCGATGCCAACAACGCCGTCCTCGCCGCCGTCGGATACAACTTCAGCCTCATCCTCAACTGGCTGAGGTCGCTTTGGTGCGCTCTCGTCCTGGCTGCATCGGGATTCTTCACAGGCGGCTTAGGGTGCTGGAACGCTGAAAGCCGCGCCGTTGGGGCGGCTTTGATTGTATTGCTTATCTTGTCTGGTTGCGGGGGGCAGGATCTGAACCTGCGGAACCATCGAGCGCGGACATGACCGGAAGCGCACCGCAGTGCCGGAGTCAACCGCTTCAGCGGGTGCGCAAGGCGGGGACCGACGTCTCGATCCGATGTCACAGGCTTACGGGTGGCGACATCGGCATGCCGCCGACGCCCCCCAAAGACGACCGGTCGGCAGCATGGGCCGCTCGCGGAGCGGCTCGGGCGCCTCAAGTGCCGGCTTGCCCGGCGGGATTCGCCCTGCGCCATTCCTCATACTCGGCTCGGGCATCGTCGTGCAGGGGGTAGTAACGCTGCAGCGGCGCGCCCTGCATCAGCTTCATGCGGGAGAAATCCTCCCATTCATGATGCACCTTGGAGGTCTCGACGACCTTGCCGGCCAGGGCGACGGGCACGACCACCGCGCCATCGTCATCGGCCACGACGATGTCGCCGGGAATGACGGTGACGCCGCCGCAGGCGATCGGCACGTTGACGGCAAAGGGCATCAACCCCGTCTGGGTATGGAAATTCGGCGTCCAGCCGCGGACCCAGAGCGGCAGGTCGAGCTTCCTGAGGTTGGGATAGTCGCGCAGGCACCCGTCGATGACCATGCCGGCGCCGCCGCGGCCCTTGAAATAGGTCGACATCATGTCGCCGAACACGCCGGCGGTCATGTCGGCGCGCGCGTCGACGACCACGATGTCGCCTTCCCTCACGTGATAGAGCACGTGGCGATGGAGCTGCTTTTCCGGATCGGCATATTCCCCCTCGCCGTAGAGGTCTTCGCGCTTGGGCATGAACTGCAGCGTCAGGGCCGGCCCGGCGATCGACTTGCCTTGGTTCCAGCTCACCGGTCCTGACATGTGCGGATTGCGGATGCCCATATGGCCGAGAATGCCGGCAACGGTCGCCGCGCCGAGCGCGTGCAGTGCGGCGACCAGCTCCCTGTCGGGGCGCGTGATATCCGGCGTATGGGTCATGGCACGTCTCCTTGAGCCCTCGACGCGGTCGAGGCCCTACCAGTTGGTGATCGAACCGTCGGCGCGCCGCAGATGCGGCGGCTCCCAGAATTTGAAGCTCTGCTTGCGGATCAGCGCCTCGTCGACCTCGATGCCGAGCCCCGGTGCATCGCCGACCTCGTAGACCGCGCCGGCGAGGCGCGGCTGGGTCGTGAAGATCTCGCCGTCGTCGAAGCCGAGATGGCGCTCGCCCGGCGAGGCGCGGGTCTCCAGCCAGGCGAAGTTGGGCACGGCCGCGGCGAAATGGATGGTGGCGGCGGTGCAGATCGGCCCCAGCGGATTGTGGGGCATCATGTCGACGTAATGAGCCTCGCTCCAGCCGGCGACCTTCATCGCTTCGGTCAGCCCGCCGACATTGCAGACATCGATGCGGTTGAACTGGTGGATGTCGCGCTCGACATAGGGCAGGAACTGCCACTTGCTGGCGAATTCCTCGCCGATGGCGAAGGGGATGTCGGTGAGCCTGCGCAGGGCCTCATAGGCCGCCGGCGTCTCGTCGCGGATCGGCTCCTCCAGGAAGTCCAGCGTTCCCGACGGCATCTTCTGGCAATAGGACGCGGCTTCGGCGACCGAAAGACGGTGGTGATAGTCGATGCCCAGCACCACGGCGTCTCCCAGCTCCTCGCGCGCCTTCGCGCACCATCTGGCCGTTTCGCCGATGCTGCGGCGCGGCTCGTAGACGCCGCTGCTGTCGTGGTCCGCGGGGAGGAGGCGGATGGCATTCCAGCCCGCCGCCATCAGGTCCCTGGCCTGCTCGATGATCTCGGGCCCGCACGGGCCGCGGGTCGTGGCGAAGGTCGGGATGTGGTCGCGCTGCTTGCCGCCGAGCAGCTGGTAGACCGGCACGCCCAGGGCCTTGCCCTTGATGTCGTGCAGCGCAATGTCGATGGCGGAGATGGCAGCGGTGAGCACCCGTCCGCCCTCGAAATACTGGCTGCGATACATCTCCTGCCACAGCGCGCCGATCGCCATCGGATCGCGCCCGATCAGGAATTCGCGATAATGCTCCATGGCACCGACCACGGCCTTCTCGCGGCCGGAGAGCCCGCTCTCGCCCCAGCCATGGACGCCCTCGTCGGTCTCGACCTTGACGATGAGCTGGTTGCGCGTGCCGACCCAGACCGGATAGGGCGTGATTGCACTGATTTTCATGGGACTTTCCGAACCGATCCGAATCCGTCACGCCACCTTGAGAGCCATCGTCGTCCGGCCGTCGAACAGGTGCAGCCTGTCCTGGTCGAACGCGATCCACACCGCCTCGTCCGGCTCGACCGCCACGCTGGGATCGAGGCTGATATTGATGACCTCCGCATCGACGACGACCTGCACGAAGGTGACGTCGCCGGTCGGCTCGACGCTGTAGATCTTGCCCGGTACCCGCCCGGGCGCAGCCTGCCTGTGCAGCTTGAGCGTGGAATGGCGGGCGCCGAGCACCGCCTTGCCGGTGCTGGAGCCCTGCGCCTTGCGGGCGTTGAGCGGGGAAAGCGGCAGGGTCCAGCCGCCGGCTCCCCTGAGAGCCATCGTGCCGCCTTCGCTCGCGACATCGACGGGAATGAGGCTCATGGCCGGGCTGCCGACGAAGCTGGCGACGAACGTATTGACCGGATTGGCGAAGACGTTGGCCGGTGAATCATATTGCTGCAGGAAGCCGCCATGCATCACGGCCATCTTGTCGGCCATGGTCACCGCTTCGAGCTGATCATGCGTGACATAGACGATGGTGGCGTTGAGGTTGTGGTGGAAGCGCTTGATCTCGCTGCGCATCTGCACGCGCAGCTTGGCGTCGAGGTTGGAGAGCGGCTCGTCCATCAGGAACACGGCGGGATCGCGCACCAGGGCGCGGCCGAGCGCCACCCGCTGCTGCTGGCCGCCCGAGAGCTCGCGCGGGCGGCGCTCCAGCAGATGGGTGATGTCGAGCACGGCAGCGGCCTCGCGCACCTTCTTCTCGATCGCGTCCTTCGATTGCCTGCGCATCTGCAGCGGGAAGGCGAGATTGTTGAAGACCGTCTTGTTGGGATAGAGCGCGTAGTTCTGGAACACCATCGCGATGTCCCGGTCCTTGGGATCGAGATCGGTCACCACCCGCTCGCCGATGACGATCTCGCCCGAGGACAGCGGGATCAGGCCGGCGATCAGGTTGAGCGTCGTGGTCTTGCCGCAGCCCGAGGGCCCGACCAGCGCCACGAACTCGCCGTCCTCGACCCTGAACGACACATCCTGCACCGCATGCACGGCGCCATAGGATTTCATCACGTCCTTGAGGACCACTCCGGCCATCAACGACCTCCTAATGCTTGACGGCACCCTCGGTGAGGGCGCGCACGAAGTATTTCTGCAGGACGAGGAAGAGCACGACGACGGGCACGCTCATCAGGAAGGTCGCCGCCATCAGGCCCGGCCAGTCGGTGGCGAATTCGGTGAAGAAGCGCTGGATGCCGACGGGCAGCGTCATCGAGTCCTGCTTCGACAGGAAGGTGTAGGCATAGACATATTCGTTCCAGGCGCCGATGAAGGAGAAGATCGAGGTGGCGATGATGCCGGGCGTCGAGAGCGGCATGACGATCAGCAGGAAGGCCTGGAAGCGCGTGGCGCCGTCGATGCGGGCCGCCTGCTCGAGCTGCACCGGGATGTTGTCGAAGAAGCCCTTGAGCAGCCAGATCGACAGCGGCAGGCCGAAGGTGAGGTAGGTCAGGATCAGCGAGCCGTGGGTGTTGACGAGGCCCATCCAGCGCATCAGCAGGAAGAGCGGCATCAGGAAGACCACCGCCGGGAACATGTTGCGCACCAGCACGGCGAAGAACAGCAACTGCCGGCCCGGGAAGCGGAAGCGCGAGAAGGCATAGGCCGCCGGCACCGCCACGACGACGCCGAGGATGGTGGTGGTGAGCGAGACGAAGAGACTGTTCCAGAAATAGAGCAGGAATTCCCGGCCGGTGGAATCGGCCGGATTGATCAGGCGCCAGTAATTGGCGAGCGTCGGCTCGGCGGGCCACCATTGCGGCGGATATTGCAGGGCGGCGAACTGCGTCTTGATCGAGGTCAGCACCATCCAGGCCATCGGCAGCACGGTGAAGACCAGGAGGAACAGGATGGTCAGCCGCCCGGCCCAGCGCCAGCCGTCGAAGGGCTTGCGGGCGGCGCGGCGGGCGGGCTGCGGGGTGGCGGTCATTGCGCCCTCCCGTCGTCGCCGCGCGTCAGGGCCTTCACGTAGAAGGTGCCGAGCACCATCATCACGACGAACAGGATGACCGCATAGGCCGAGGCGACGCCGTAGCGCTGGCGGCCGAAGGCGATGGTGTAGATGTCGGTGATCCAGATGTCGGAGGCGCCGGCCGGGCCGCCGCCCGTCATGATCCAGGGGATGATGAAGGCGTTGAAATTCGCCACCATCAGCAGCAGCACGGTGACCATCGACACGCCCCTGAGATGCGGGAAGGTCACGTGCCAGAAGCTCTGCCAGGTGTTGGCGCCGTCGACGCGCGCCGCCCGCAGCAGCTGCTCCGGCACGGTCTGCAGCCCCGCCATCAGCATCACCATGGCGAAGGAGAACTCCTTCCAGACATTGACGACGATCAGCGAGGGAAGGACGGTGGTGGTGTTGTCGAGAAAGTTGATCGGCCTGTCGGTGATGCCGAGCTGCACGGACAATGCGCCGATGACGCCGAAATCGGAGTGGTAGAGCCATTTCCAGACATAGGACGCGGCAACGGCGCTCACGACATAGGGAATGAGCAGGATGGCGCGGAGCAGGCCCCTGCCGGCGAACTCGCGGTGCAGCGCCAGGGCCGCGGCGAGCCCCAGGATGAAGGCGAACCCCGTCGAGAGCACGGTCCAGATCAGGGTGTTGAGCGTCACTCTCCGGAAGGAGGCGCTCGACAGGATGGCGGCGTAATTGTCGAGCCCCACGAAGATCTTGTCCTTCATCTGAAGGTTCGGGGGCGTCTTGAAGAAGCTGAGCTCGATCGTGTAGTAGATCGGATAGGCGATCACCACCAGCATCACCAGGATGGCCGGCAGGACGTAGAGGTAGTCGGCACGATGCTCGACGACCTGCCGCAGGATGGAGCCGCGCTTGCGCCGCAAGGCCGGCGCAGGCGCGATGACGTTCCGGTCTGTCGCGATGCTCACGGGCGCGGGCCCTTCCACGGGTTGCATGGAGACGTGCCGCCGGCGGCGAAGGAGCCGCCGGCCGTTCCGTCAGGGCGCTATTGTCCGTCCAGCAGGGCCTGGACCTTGCCGGCCGCATCGTCGGCGGCTTCCGACACCGACATCTTCTGCGTCAGCACGTTCTGCATCATGTCGGGCACGATGTTGTTCATGATCTCGGTCGATTCCGGGATCACCGGGAACGGAATGCCGTTGGGCAGCATCGACGTCGTGACGTCGAGGAACTTGATGCTGTCGAGACGCTGCTTCATCCACTTGGTCTTGAAGCCGCGCAGGTTGCTGGGATTGGAATCGACCCAGGCGAGCTTGGTCGACCATTCCGGACCGGTCCAGAAGCAGACCAGCGCCTTGGCCGCCTTCTCGTCGAGGCCGCCGTCGACATAGTCGGTCTTGACGATGTGGATGTTGGAGCCACCGAACACCACGGCGCGCCGGGCCGGCCCCTTCGGGATCAGGCCGTAGCGCATGTTCTGAACCACCTGGTCCGCAACCGCCTTGTCGGCGCCGGTGGCCTTGGCGGCGAGGTCCACCATCTTGGCGTACTCGGCCGGGTGGGCGATCATCATGCCGAGCTTGCCGGCGATGAAGGGGTTCTGGTTCTCGTTCTGGGTGTTGGTCAGGGCCGAGACCGGCACGGACTTGTCGCGCACATACATGTCGTAGATCGATTGCAGCGCCGCCTTGGCGCCGTCATTGTTGATCTCCACGGCCTTGTAGGTCGGCTTGTCGCTGGCTTCGTCGAGCGCGCCGCCGCCGAAGGCCCAGAGCTGCGGCATGAAGCGGAACGGCGTGTTGCCGGCGTTCTGCTTGGCCACGAGCCCATAGCCGGACAGGCCCAGCCTGTCGTGGATCTGTCTGGAATAGGTGACGACATCGTCCCAGGTCGCCGGCGGATGGTCCGGATCCAGGCCCGCCCGCCGGAAGATGTCGGCGTTCCAGATCAGCGCCATCGTCTCGTTGTTGGTGGGAATGCCGTAGGACACGCCGTCATAGGTCACCGACTTCAAGGCGCCCGGCCAGAAATCGGCGGCGGAATAGCCGACGTCTTCCGGTTTCAGCGGCATGAAATAGCCCTTGGATGCAAATTCGACGCTGCCGAGGATCTGCAGCCGCACGACCATCGGCGCGGCATTCCCGAGCGTCGCGGTGCGCAATTTGTCGATCAGCTGGTTGTAGTCGATGTTCTGGTAGTCGAGCCTGATGTTGGGATAGGCGGCCTTGAAGGCAGCCCAGAATTCCTCGTGCACCTTGCGCGAGATGTCGGGCGAGGCGTCGTTCGGCCCGGTCCACCAGACCGACACCCGGCCCTTGGTGTCGAGCGGCACCACCTTGGAACACTCGGCCGCGGTGTCGACCTCCTCCGTGCCGGCAATGGAGCGAATATAGTCGGGCGACCATCTGCTGAGGTCGACGCTCTGGGCATGGGCGGCGGTGGTCGACAGCGATACGGCCAGGCCCATCGCCAGCGCCCCTCGGCGCAACGGCCGGCCGGCCGCAATGGCACGATCTTGCGACTTTTCCACTGGATCCCTCCTCCCGACGACAGTCCGCCTCCACGGCGGCCGCGGATGCGCGTCCGCATCCGGCTCAGTCCCTCCCGGACGTCCGGTATCCTCCGGCTTCATCCCATGCCCCGACACTTCCAAACCAAAACCTATCTGTCAATCTGAATGAGATCGTACATTATTTTTCGCAGTTGACACATGATCGGCTTGGCATGCTGTAGGAACGGGGTTAAACCGGCTGATATGGACAAGACGACCGTCATCCCCTTCCCCGCGGGAGAAGCCGCCGAGCAGCCGGGCCGGGTCTATGAACGGATCCGCGATGAGATCGTCTCGGGCCGCCTCGGCCCCAATGACCGGCTCAAGGTCGCGGAGCTGGCCGTGCGCTACGGCACCTCGACCAATCCGATCCGCGAGGCGTTGCAGCAGCTCAGGGGGGAAGGCTTCGTCATCATGGAGCCCAACCGGGGCGCACGCGTGCGGCCGATCGACGAGGAGTTCGTCCGCGACATCGTCGAGATCGAAGTGCTGATCGAACCGGCCATGACGCGCTGGTTCGTCTCCATCGCCGGCGATGCCGACATTGCCGCCCTGGAGGCGGTGCAGACCGAAATCGAGGACCTCAACTTCGCCGATCCCGCCCGGCATGGCGCGCTCGACACGCGCTTCCACCAATTGATCTATGACCGCCACTACAACCGTCATGCCGCGGTGCTGTGGTGGACGCACCGCGAGATCCTGCGCGCCATCAGCCGGCGCTTCCCGACATCGCTGAGCCGGCGCACGGCGGTGATCCGCGAACATCGCGAGCTGATCGAATGCATCCGTGCCCAGGATGCCGACGGCGCCGCGCGGGTGGTCGCGCGCCATGTCGAAGGGTCCGGCCGTCACATCATCGAACAGATGCGGGCCGCCAGGAGAAAGGACCAGGTGACGCCGCCCCTGGCCAGCAAAAGGGAAGACTGATGAGGAACGCCAGCACGCCGCTTGACACGATCCAGGACAGCATACGCACGGCCTCGCAGCCCAGCGAGCTGCGCATCACCGATATCCGCACCGCCACCATCGTCGGCCACGGCTACTATCCGATGCTGCGCATCGACACCAACCAGGGCATCCATGGCCTCGGCGAGGTGCGGGACGGCGCCCATCACGACACGGCGATGCGGCTCAAGCACCTCCTGGTCGGCCAGAACCCCTGCAATGTCGACTATCTCTTCAAGTCGATCAAACGCTATGGCGGCGAGAGCCGCGAGGGCGGCGGCGTCTCCGGCATCGAGATCGCGCTGATGGACCTCGTCGGCAAAGCCTATGGCGTGCCCTGCTACCAGCTCCTCGGCGGCAAATACCGCGACAAGGTGCGCCTCTATGGCGACACGCCGGCGCCCGCCAAGATGACGCCGGAAGGCTATGTCGAGGTGGTGAAGGCGCGCAAGGCACTCGGCCTCACCTTCATCAAGTTCGACCTGCCCGGCCAGCTCTTCGAGGCGACGCCGGGCGCGCTGATCGGCTCGAAGACCAGGTATGAATATCCGCAATACCGGCAATGGTACGTGCCCGGCCGCGGCCCCGGCCCGCGCATCAGCCAGGCCGGCGTCGAGCTCGCGGTCGAGATCACGCGCGCCGTGCGCGCGGCGGTGGGCGACGAGATCTCGCTGTGCACGGATCACTTCGGCGAGGGTTTCTGCACGGCGGACGAGGCGATCCGGATCGGCCATGCGCTCGAGCCGTTCAACCTCGCCTGGGTCGAGGACCCCCTGCCCTGGACCGATATCGCCAACCACAAGAAGGTTGCCGACGCTCTGCTCACCCCGGTGGCGGCCGGCGAGGACCTCTATCTGTGGGAAGGCTTTCGCGAGGCCATCGAGACGCGGGCCTTCGACATCATCCACCCCGACATGCTGACCTCGGGCGGCCTGATCGAGACCAAGCGCATCGCCGACCATGCCGAGCGCTTCGGCATCCCGACCGCCCTGCATGCCTGCTGCTCGCCGATCGGCTTCATGGCCAATGTGCATCTCGGCGCCGCCGTCGCCAGCCTGGTCGCCGTCGAGCACCACGGGCTCGACCTCCCCTTCTTCACCAGCCTGGTGACCGGCCTCGACGACGACTACATGGCCGACGGCTATGTCAGCGTGCCGGCCAGGCCCGGCCTCGGCATCGACCTCAACGAGGACGTCATCCGCGAGCATCTGCGCGACGGCGCGCAGTACTTCGCCGACACCAGCGAGTGGAATCGCCTGCGCGTCGGCTTCGACCGCGTGCCGCACTGAGAGCTGCGCTCATGAAGATCACGGATCTCAGGTGCGCCGTCATCGGCCGCCATCCCATCGTGCGCATCGTCACCGACGAAGGCCTGCACGGCCTCGGCGAGGTCGAGTACACCAAGCCCTATCTCAAGCCCTGGGTGCTGCATTTCCGCGAGGCACTGATCGGCGAGGATCCGACCGACGTCGAACGGGTGATGCTGAAGATCCGCCAGCGCGGCTCCTTCAAGCCCTATGGCGCCGCGGTGAGCGCCATCGAGCACGCCCTGTGGGACATCGCCGGCAAGGCGGCCGGTGTGCCGGTGTACAAGCTGCTGGGCGGCAAGGTCCGCGACAAGGTGCGCGTCTATAACGGCTCGATTCGCCGCAAGAGGACCGGCGACAACCCCGAGGACTATGCCGCCGATGTGAAGTGGATGATGGAGCGGCCGGAAAACTTCTTCATGGTGAAGCAGGGCATCAGCTTCCACTCCAACATGAAGCGCTCAGTGCCGGGCTTCCATTACGGCATCACTCAGCCGCCGGACTATCATGGGGCCATGGACCAGGGCCCGATCAGCGACCGCGGCATGGCGCATCTGATCGACTGCGTCATCGCCATGAAGGAGGTGCTGGGCGACAAGGTCCGCCTGGCGCTCGATTGCGGCCCGGGCTGGATGCTGCCCGATGCCATCCGCTTCGCCCAGGCGGTGGAGACGTACAACCTCGCCTGGCTGGAGGACATGCTGACGGGCGACTATGTGCCCTGGGTGAACCCGCAGGCCTATCGCGAGCTGACGCTGTCGACCTCGACGCCGATCCATACCGGCGAGCAGATCTATCTGCGCCACAATTTCAAGGAGCTGATCGAGACGCAGGCCGTGCGCATCATCGGACCGGACCCGGCCGATATCGGCGGCATCGCCGAGCTCAAATGGGTGGCCGAGCACGCCTATATGCATTCGATCCTGATGGCGCCGCACGGCACGGCGAACGGGCTCCTCGGCCTCGGCGCGCTGATCAATGTCTGCGTCACCCTGCCCGCCAACTACATCGCCTTCGAATATCCCTCCGCCTCCGATCCGTGGTGGCACGACATCGTCACCGGCCTGCCGAAAGAGATCGTCAGGGACAGCATGGTCGACCTCCTCGAGGCGCCGGGCCTCGGCCTCGACATCGACGCCGAGGGAGCGAAGCAATATCTCAGGGAGGAGGATGCGGGCTTCTTCGACTGAAGCGTCTTGGGATCTGGCGGAATCGCCAGGGATCGCCAAGACGCGTCGAAACAAGGAGCGGGAGCAAAGCGGCATACAGGCGCATAGCCCGGCGATGGGCCTGCTCTGCGCGGTTGCAATCGGGTAACGTTTGGAGGAACCTCAAAAAGTCCAGATCAGCGAAGGAAAACAAAGTGCGCATTTTGGCTTGCACGCAGTTCCTGGTCTTCGTCG
Above is a genomic segment from Labrys wisconsinensis containing:
- a CDS encoding mandelate racemase/muconate lactonizing enzyme family protein, whose amino-acid sequence is MKITDLRCAVIGRHPIVRIVTDEGLHGLGEVEYTKPYLKPWVLHFREALIGEDPTDVERVMLKIRQRGSFKPYGAAVSAIEHALWDIAGKAAGVPVYKLLGGKVRDKVRVYNGSIRRKRTGDNPEDYAADVKWMMERPENFFMVKQGISFHSNMKRSVPGFHYGITQPPDYHGAMDQGPISDRGMAHLIDCVIAMKEVLGDKVRLALDCGPGWMLPDAIRFAQAVETYNLAWLEDMLTGDYVPWVNPQAYRELTLSTSTPIHTGEQIYLRHNFKELIETQAVRIIGPDPADIGGIAELKWVAEHAYMHSILMAPHGTANGLLGLGALINVCVTLPANYIAFEYPSASDPWWHDIVTGLPKEIVRDSMVDLLEAPGLGLDIDAEGAKQYLREEDAGFFD